One Arthrobacter sp. FW306-07-I genomic window carries:
- a CDS encoding ATP/GTP-binding protein: MPRSNRPRRPVSGRAPVSGKGAGRKRNGDVPELDLERARAGIARRESAPDGEWMVRTMTAKNAEKTYICPECSTAVLPGVAHLVVWKDDHLFGAAAGLAERRHWHTNCWLTRSYRYR; encoded by the coding sequence ATGCCGCGCTCCAACCGTCCCCGCCGTCCCGTTTCCGGCAGGGCTCCCGTTTCCGGCAAAGGTGCAGGGCGGAAAAGGAACGGGGACGTCCCCGAACTGGACCTGGAGCGTGCGCGGGCCGGAATTGCCCGCCGGGAAAGCGCCCCCGATGGTGAGTGGATGGTGCGGACCATGACTGCCAAAAACGCCGAGAAGACCTACATCTGCCCGGAGTGCTCCACGGCGGTGCTGCCCGGGGTCGCACACCTGGTGGTATGGAAGGACGACCACCTCTTTGGCGCCGCCGCAGGCCTTGCCGAACGCCGGCACTGGCACACCAACTGCTGGCTGACGCGCAGCTACCGCTACCGCTGA
- the nucS gene encoding endonuclease NucS, with translation MRLVIAHCSVDYVGRLKAHLPLATRLLLVKADGSVLVHSDGGSYKPLNWMSPPATLRVSSPDEVDLELGVVEQWTVQSAKTDDRLIINIHEKISESSHDLGVDPGLIKDGVEADLQRLLAEQIETLGQGYSLIRREYFTAIGPVDILARDADGATVAIELKRRGDIDGVEQLTRYLELLNRDPLLAPVRGIFAAQQIKPQAKVLANDRGIDCVTLDYDAMRGVDDSESRLF, from the coding sequence GTGCGACTTGTCATAGCCCATTGCTCCGTTGATTACGTTGGCCGGCTCAAAGCCCATCTCCCCCTCGCCACCCGGCTCCTGCTGGTCAAGGCGGACGGCTCCGTGCTGGTGCACTCCGATGGCGGTTCCTACAAGCCGTTGAACTGGATGAGCCCGCCGGCCACGCTCCGGGTTTCGTCCCCTGACGAGGTGGACCTGGAGCTTGGGGTGGTGGAGCAGTGGACCGTGCAGTCGGCCAAGACCGATGACCGGCTCATCATCAACATCCACGAGAAGATCAGTGAGTCCTCACACGACCTTGGGGTAGACCCCGGGCTGATCAAGGACGGCGTGGAAGCGGACCTGCAGCGACTGCTGGCCGAGCAGATCGAAACGCTGGGCCAGGGCTACTCGCTGATCAGGCGCGAGTACTTCACCGCCATTGGTCCCGTGGACATCCTGGCCCGGGACGCTGACGGCGCCACGGTGGCCATTGAGCTCAAGCGCCGGGGGGACATCGACGGCGTGGAGCAGCTCACCAGGTACCTGGAACTCCTTAACCGCGACCCGCTGCTGGCACCGGTGCGGGGCATCTTTGCGGCCCAGCAGATCAAGCCGCAGGCAAAGGTGCTGGCCAACGACCGCGGGATCGACTGCGTAACCCTTGATTACGACGCCATGCGCGGAGTTGACGACAGCGAATCGCGGCTCTTCTAA
- a CDS encoding cold-shock protein, with translation MAQGTVKWFNAEKGFGFITPDDSDGDVFVHYSEIQTGGFKTLDENQRVQFEIGQGAKGPQATGVTVV, from the coding sequence ATGGCACAGGGAACCGTTAAGTGGTTCAACGCTGAAAAGGGCTTCGGCTTCATCACCCCGGACGACTCCGATGGCGATGTCTTCGTTCACTACTCCGAAATCCAGACCGGCGGCTTCAAGACCCTCGACGAGAACCAGCGCGTTCAGTTCGAAATCGGCCAGGGTGCCAAGGGCCCCCAGGCCACCGGCGTAACTGTCGTCTAA